A part of Brassica rapa cultivar Chiifu-401-42 chromosome A05, CAAS_Brap_v3.01, whole genome shotgun sequence genomic DNA contains:
- the LOC103868247 gene encoding non-classical arabinogalactan protein 30-like, whose product MGFTGKSVLLTLIALCCFISSVFSTTAQPPMKLITPLPTLPPAKAPIKIPTLPPAIATIKPPVLPPVSPPKFNRTLVAMRGVVFCKACKYAGVNNLEGAKPVKGIYRAVLTIIQKRHEPQM is encoded by the coding sequence ATGGGTTTCACTGGTAAGAGTGTTTTGCTAACTCTCATAGCACTTTGCTGCTTCATTTCCTCTGTTTTCAGCACTACAGCTCAACCTCCAATGAAACTAATAACACCATTGCCAACTCTCCCACCGGCCAAAGCTCCTATCAAGATACCAACTCTCCCACCTGCCATAGCTACGATCAAGCCTCCGGTTCTCCCACCGGTTTCACCTCCTAAGTTCAACAGGACACTAGTGGCCATGCGGGGTGTGGTCTTCTGCAAAGCCTGCAAGTACGCCGGTGTAAACAATCTCGAAGGCGCCAAACCTGTTAAAGGTATATACAGAGCCGTGCTCACCATTATACAAAAAAGGCATGAGCCTCAAATGTAG
- the LOC103868003 gene encoding villin-1 isoform X1 — MFRLSKDIDSAFQGVGTKGGLEVWCIHNNQLISIPKSSFGRFHSGNAYLLLSTALRKIGSPQYDIHYWLGHDATEVDSVLASDKALELDAALGCCTVQYREVQGQETEKFLSYFKPCIIPVEGKYSPQNGLAEETYPVTLLMCKGDHAVRVKEVPFLRSSLNHDDVFVLDTASKVFLFAGCNSSTQEKAKALEVVEYIKDNKHAGRCQVATIEDGKFLGDADAGEFWTFFGGYAPIPKCSSSTNQEQTPTTCAKLLWIDTRGNLHPTETSSLNKDMLEKDKCYMLDCDSEVFVWMGRNTSLTERKTSISSSEEFLRKEGRSTSTSLVLLTEGLENARFRSFFDEWPQTAESSLYNEGREKVAAMFKRKGYDVEEFSDEEDEPLYTNCRDAVKVWRVDGGDVSLLSIHDQAKLFSGDCYIVQYKYTYNERNEYLLYVWIGCESMEEDRADAISNASAIVSSTKGESVMCHIHQGNEPARFYSMFQSLVVFKGGLSKRYKTTFLVENANECESKASLFRVQGTSSRSMQAIQVDLAATSLNSSYCYILKNEASVFTWIGKLTSESDHDVLDRMLYFLDPSRQPMTTREGSEPDTFWDLLGGKTEYPKEKETRKQVEEPRLFTCSCISDVLKAKEVYNFVQDDLTTEDVLLLDCQTEVYVWIGLNSNIKSKQQALTLGLKFLELDILEEGLLTVRSPVYVVTEGHEPPFFTRFFDWVPEKANMHGNSFERKLASLKGKDPVTKRSSGSPWRSDSKENASRGSRSRSNGSERGVSSCSSEKFPSYSQGRESNSDSTPLVKKLFSESLSVDTNNGSTSSNSDISKENPLGGIKVDLSLESLAYSYEQLRVDSPEPVTDIDATRREAYLTEKEFEERFEMTKPKFYALPKWKQNNLKMSLRLF, encoded by the exons ATGTTTAGGCTAAGCAAAGACATTGATTCTGCATTTCAAGGTGTTGGAACTAAAGG TGGCCTGGAGGTTTGGTGCATCCACAATAATCAGCTTATCTCGATCCCTAAGTCTTCTTTCGGAAGATTCCACTCTGGAAATGCTTACCTTCTTCTCAGC ACGGCTTTGCGGAAGATCGGATCTCCTCAGTATGACATTCACTATTGGCTAGGACATGATGCAACTGAG GTGGACTCAGTTTTGGCATCTGACAAAGCACTAGAGTTAGATGCAGCACTTGGATGTTGTACGGTTCAGTACCGTGAAGTTCAAGGTCAAGAGACTGAGAAGTTCCTCTCATACTTCAAACCTTGTATCATACCCGTTGAAGGGAAGTATTCACCACAAAATGGTCTGGCCGAAGAGACATACCCTGTCACCTTACTAATGTGCAAAGGTGACCATGCTGTTCGAGTTAAAGAG GTGCCTTTTCTACGGTCATCACTGAACCATGACGATGTGTTCGTTCTCGATACCGCATCAAAAGTGTTCCTCTTTGCCGGTTGCAACTCAAGCACTCAGGAGAAGGCTAAAGCCTTGGAGGTTGTCGAATACATAAAGGATAACAAGCATGCAGGAAGGTGTCAGGTCGCCACTATcg AGGATGGAAAGTTTTTAGGTGATGCAGATGCTGGTGAGTTCTGGACTTTCTTTGGTGGTTATGCTCCCATTCCAAAGTGTTCATCTTCTACAAACCAAGAACAGACTCCAACCACATGTGCAAAACTGTTATG GATAGATACTCGGGGGAATCTACATCCAACTGAAACAAGTTCTTTGAACAAAGATATGCTTGAAAAGGACAAATGCTACATGCTGGACTGTGACAGCGAAGTATTCGTTTGGATGGGAAGAAACACATCGCTCACTGAAAGGAAGACGTCCATTTCTTCCTCAGAA GAGTTTCTACGAAAGGAGGGACGCTCGACCAGCACAAGTCTAGTACTTCTAACAGAAGGACTAGAGAATGCTAGATTCAGATCGTTTTTTGATGAGTGGCCTCAGACAGCAGAGTCTAGCCTTTACAATGAAGGTCGAGAAAAAGTGGCAG CAATGTTTAAACGGAAGGGATATGATGTGGAGGAGTTttctgatgaagaagatgaacctCTTTATACAAACTGCCGAGACGCTGTAAAG GTGTGGCGTGTAGATGGTGGTGATGTCTCGCTTCTCTCCATTCATGACCAGGCAAAGCTGTTTAGCGGCGATTGCTACATTGTGCAGTATAAATATACTTACAATGAAAGAAACGAATATCTATTATATGTATGGATAGGTTGTGAAAGCATGGAG GAAGATAGAGCTGATGCCATATCTAATGCTAGTGCCATTGTTTCTTCAACCAAGGGTGAATCTGTAATG TGTCATATACACCAGGGCAACGAACCTGCTCGCTTTTATTCAATGTTCCAGTCGCTAGTTGTTTTCAAG GGTGGTTTGAGTAAACGGTACAAAACAACGTTTCTAGTGGAGAATGCAAACGAATGTGAAAGCAAGGCTTCTCTTTTCCGTGTTCAAGGGACAAGCTCAAGGAGCATGCAAGCAATTCAAGTTGACCTA GCAGCAACCTCCTTGAACTCATCCTACtgttacattttaaaaaatgaagctTCTGTCTTCACTTGGATTGGGAAACTTACCTCAGAGTCTGACCATGATGTTCTTGACAGAATGCTATATTTCCTTGAT CCGTCTAGGCAACCCATGACCACAAGGGAAGGAAGTGAACCAGACACATTCTGGGATTTGCTTGGTGGCAAAACAGAGTACCCTAAAGAAAAGGAAACGAGAAAACAAGTAGAAGAACCACGTTTATTTACATGTTCTTGTATTTCAG ATGTACTCAAG GCGAAAGAAGTATACAATTTTGTGCAAGACGACTTAACTACTGAAGATGTATTACTGCTGGACTGCCAAACTGAAGTGTATGTCTGGATTGGACTAAACTCAAACATAAAGTCGAAGCAACAAGCTCTTACTCTTGGTCTG AAATTTCTAGAATTGGACATTCTGGAGGAAGGTTTATTAACAGTGAGGAGTCCTGTATATGTTGTCACAGAAGGCCACGAGCCACCATTTTTCACCCGTTTCTTTGATTGGGTTCCTGAAAAGGCAAAC ATGCATGGTAATTCATTTGAAAGGAAGCTTGCTAGTCTGAAAGGGAAGGATCCAGTCACTAAG AGATCTAGTGGAAGCCCGTGGAGATCAGACTCAAAGGAGAACGCATCACGTGGTTCGCGAAGTCGGTCAAATGGATCAGAGCGAGGAGTATCATCTTGCTCCAGCGAAAAGTTTCCAAGCTATTCACAAGGCAGAGAAAGCAACAGTGACTCTACTCCACTTGTCAAAAAGCTTTTCTCAGAATCTCTTTCAGTGGATACAAACAATG GATCGACGAGCTCGAATTCAGACATATCTAAAGAGAATCCACTGGGAGGAATCAAAGTCGATCTTAGTCTAGAGTCACTTGCATATTCATACGAACAGCTTAGAGTTGATTCTCCAGAGCCAGTGACAGATATAGATGCAACAAGAAGAGAG GCGTACTTAACAGAGAAAGAGTTCGAAGAAAGATTCGAAATGACAAAACCAAAGTTCTATGCACTTCCGAAATGGAAACAGAACAATCTCAAAATGTCCCTCCGTCTTTTCTAA
- the LOC103868003 gene encoding villin-1 isoform X2, which produces MFRLSKDIDSAFQGVGTKGGLEVWCIHNNQLISIPKSSFGRFHSGNAYLLLSTALRKIGSPQYDIHYWLGHDATEVDSVLASDKALELDAALGCCTVQYREVQGQETEKFLSYFKPCIIPVEGKYSPQNGLAEETYPVTLLMCKGDHAVRVKEVPFLRSSLNHDDVFVLDTASKVFLFAGCNSSTQEKAKALEVVEYIKDNKHAGRCQVATIEDGKFLGDADAGEFWTFFGGYAPIPKCSSSTNQEQTPTTCAKLLWIDTRGNLHPTETSSLNKDMLEKDKCYMLDCDSEVFVWMGRNTSLTERKTSISSSEEFLRKEGRSTSTSLVLLTEGLENARFRSFFDEWPQTAESSLYNEGREKVAAMFKRKGYDVEEFSDEEDEPLYTNCRDAVKVWRVDGGDVSLLSIHDQAKLFSGDCYIVQYKYTYNERNEYLLYVWIGCESMEEDRADAISNASAIVSSTKGESVMCHIHQGNEPARFYSMFQSLVVFKGGLSKRYKTTFLVENANECESKASLFRVQGTSSRSMQAIQVDLAATSLNSSYCYILKNEASVFTWIGKLTSESDHDVLDRMLYFLDPSRQPMTTREGSEPDTFWDLLGGKTEYPKEKETRKQVEEPRLFTCSCTSDVLKAKEVYNFVQDDLTTEDVLLLDCQTEVYVWIGLNSNIKSKQQALTLGLKFLELDILEEGLLTVRSPVYVVTEGHEPPFFTRFFDWVPEKANMHGNSFERKLASLKGKDPVTKRSSGSPWRSDSKENASRGSRSRSNGSERGVSSCSSEKFPSYSQGRESNSDSTPLVKKLFSESLSVDTNNGSTSSNSDISKENPLGGIKVDLSLESLAYSYEQLRVDSPEPVTDIDATRREAYLTEKEFEERFEMTKPKFYALPKWKQNNLKMSLRLF; this is translated from the exons ATGTTTAGGCTAAGCAAAGACATTGATTCTGCATTTCAAGGTGTTGGAACTAAAGG TGGCCTGGAGGTTTGGTGCATCCACAATAATCAGCTTATCTCGATCCCTAAGTCTTCTTTCGGAAGATTCCACTCTGGAAATGCTTACCTTCTTCTCAGC ACGGCTTTGCGGAAGATCGGATCTCCTCAGTATGACATTCACTATTGGCTAGGACATGATGCAACTGAG GTGGACTCAGTTTTGGCATCTGACAAAGCACTAGAGTTAGATGCAGCACTTGGATGTTGTACGGTTCAGTACCGTGAAGTTCAAGGTCAAGAGACTGAGAAGTTCCTCTCATACTTCAAACCTTGTATCATACCCGTTGAAGGGAAGTATTCACCACAAAATGGTCTGGCCGAAGAGACATACCCTGTCACCTTACTAATGTGCAAAGGTGACCATGCTGTTCGAGTTAAAGAG GTGCCTTTTCTACGGTCATCACTGAACCATGACGATGTGTTCGTTCTCGATACCGCATCAAAAGTGTTCCTCTTTGCCGGTTGCAACTCAAGCACTCAGGAGAAGGCTAAAGCCTTGGAGGTTGTCGAATACATAAAGGATAACAAGCATGCAGGAAGGTGTCAGGTCGCCACTATcg AGGATGGAAAGTTTTTAGGTGATGCAGATGCTGGTGAGTTCTGGACTTTCTTTGGTGGTTATGCTCCCATTCCAAAGTGTTCATCTTCTACAAACCAAGAACAGACTCCAACCACATGTGCAAAACTGTTATG GATAGATACTCGGGGGAATCTACATCCAACTGAAACAAGTTCTTTGAACAAAGATATGCTTGAAAAGGACAAATGCTACATGCTGGACTGTGACAGCGAAGTATTCGTTTGGATGGGAAGAAACACATCGCTCACTGAAAGGAAGACGTCCATTTCTTCCTCAGAA GAGTTTCTACGAAAGGAGGGACGCTCGACCAGCACAAGTCTAGTACTTCTAACAGAAGGACTAGAGAATGCTAGATTCAGATCGTTTTTTGATGAGTGGCCTCAGACAGCAGAGTCTAGCCTTTACAATGAAGGTCGAGAAAAAGTGGCAG CAATGTTTAAACGGAAGGGATATGATGTGGAGGAGTTttctgatgaagaagatgaacctCTTTATACAAACTGCCGAGACGCTGTAAAG GTGTGGCGTGTAGATGGTGGTGATGTCTCGCTTCTCTCCATTCATGACCAGGCAAAGCTGTTTAGCGGCGATTGCTACATTGTGCAGTATAAATATACTTACAATGAAAGAAACGAATATCTATTATATGTATGGATAGGTTGTGAAAGCATGGAG GAAGATAGAGCTGATGCCATATCTAATGCTAGTGCCATTGTTTCTTCAACCAAGGGTGAATCTGTAATG TGTCATATACACCAGGGCAACGAACCTGCTCGCTTTTATTCAATGTTCCAGTCGCTAGTTGTTTTCAAG GGTGGTTTGAGTAAACGGTACAAAACAACGTTTCTAGTGGAGAATGCAAACGAATGTGAAAGCAAGGCTTCTCTTTTCCGTGTTCAAGGGACAAGCTCAAGGAGCATGCAAGCAATTCAAGTTGACCTA GCAGCAACCTCCTTGAACTCATCCTACtgttacattttaaaaaatgaagctTCTGTCTTCACTTGGATTGGGAAACTTACCTCAGAGTCTGACCATGATGTTCTTGACAGAATGCTATATTTCCTTGAT CCGTCTAGGCAACCCATGACCACAAGGGAAGGAAGTGAACCAGACACATTCTGGGATTTGCTTGGTGGCAAAACAGAGTACCCTAAAGAAAAGGAAACGAGAAAACAAGTAGAAGAACCACGTTTATTTACATGTTCTTGTA CTTCAGATGTACTCAAG GCGAAAGAAGTATACAATTTTGTGCAAGACGACTTAACTACTGAAGATGTATTACTGCTGGACTGCCAAACTGAAGTGTATGTCTGGATTGGACTAAACTCAAACATAAAGTCGAAGCAACAAGCTCTTACTCTTGGTCTG AAATTTCTAGAATTGGACATTCTGGAGGAAGGTTTATTAACAGTGAGGAGTCCTGTATATGTTGTCACAGAAGGCCACGAGCCACCATTTTTCACCCGTTTCTTTGATTGGGTTCCTGAAAAGGCAAAC ATGCATGGTAATTCATTTGAAAGGAAGCTTGCTAGTCTGAAAGGGAAGGATCCAGTCACTAAG AGATCTAGTGGAAGCCCGTGGAGATCAGACTCAAAGGAGAACGCATCACGTGGTTCGCGAAGTCGGTCAAATGGATCAGAGCGAGGAGTATCATCTTGCTCCAGCGAAAAGTTTCCAAGCTATTCACAAGGCAGAGAAAGCAACAGTGACTCTACTCCACTTGTCAAAAAGCTTTTCTCAGAATCTCTTTCAGTGGATACAAACAATG GATCGACGAGCTCGAATTCAGACATATCTAAAGAGAATCCACTGGGAGGAATCAAAGTCGATCTTAGTCTAGAGTCACTTGCATATTCATACGAACAGCTTAGAGTTGATTCTCCAGAGCCAGTGACAGATATAGATGCAACAAGAAGAGAG GCGTACTTAACAGAGAAAGAGTTCGAAGAAAGATTCGAAATGACAAAACCAAAGTTCTATGCACTTCCGAAATGGAAACAGAACAATCTCAAAATGTCCCTCCGTCTTTTCTAA
- the LOC103868004 gene encoding pentatricopeptide repeat-containing protein At2g29760, chloroplastic encodes MASFSTAQPLSLPRHPTFSNPNQPTANNDRSSHTISLIDRCSNLRQLKQIHAQMVRTGLFSDPYSASKLFAISALSHFASLDYACKVFDQIPQPNSFTWNTLIRAYASGPDPLRSISVFLDMVSDSRFGPNKYTFPFLIKAAAEVSSLSLGQSLHGMAVKSAVGCDVFVANSLIHCYFSCGDLDSACKVFTTIQEKDVVSWNSMITGFVQKGSPDKALELFKKMESEDVKASHVTMVGVLSACAKTRNLEFGRRVCSYIEENRVNVNLTLANAMLDMYTKCGSIEDAKRLFDKMEERDNVTWTTMLDGYAILEDYEAAREVLNSMPKKDIVAWNALISAYEQNGKPNEALLVFHELQLQKNIKLNQITLVSTLSACAQVGALELGRWIHSYIKKHGIRLNFYVTSALIHMYSKCGDLEKAREVFSSVEKRDVFVWSAMIGGLAMHGCGNEALDMFYKMQEANVKPNGVTFTNVFCACSHSGLVDEAELLFKEMESSYGIVPQEKHYACIVDVLGRSGYLEKAVKFIEAMPIPPSASVWGALLGACKIHANLSLAERACTRLLELEPRNDGAHVLLSNIYAKSGKWESVSELRKHMRVTGLKKEPGCSSIEIDGTIHEFLSGDNEHPMCEKVYGKLNEVMESLKANGYEPEMSQVLQIIDEEEMKEQSLNLHSEKLAICYGLISTEAPKAIRVIKNLRVCGDCHSVAKLISQLYDREIIVRDRYRFHHFRNGQCSCNDFW; translated from the coding sequence ATGGCTAGCTTCTCCACAGCACAACCTCTCTCACTGCCACGTCACCCGACCTTCTCCAATCCCAATCAACCAACGGCCAATAACGACCGCTCCAGCCACACTATCTCCCTGATCGACCGATGTTCAAACCTCCGACAACTAAAACAAATCCACGCCCAAATGGTCCGCACCGGTCTCTTCAGCGACCCTTACTCAGCCAGCAAGCTATTCGCCATCTCCGCCCTCTCCCATTTCGCGAGTCTCGATTACGCCTGCAAGGTGTTCGATCAAATTCCCCAGCCAAACTCCTTCACCTGGAACACACTCATCCGCGCTTACGCTTCGGGACCAGACCCTCTCCGTAGCATCTCGGTCTTCTTGGACATGGTTTCGGACAGCCGGTTCGGTCCCAACAAGTACACTTTCCCTTTCCTCATCAAAGCTGCCGCAGAAGTTTCTTCTTTATCTCTGGGCCAATCCCTTCACGGGATGGCTGTTAAATCAGCCGTCGGATGCGACGTCTTCGTGGCCAATTCTTTGATACATTGTTACTTCTCCTGCGGGGATTTGGATTCTGCTTGTAAAGTGTTTACCACGATTCAAGAAAAGGACGTGGTTTCTTGGAACTCGATGATTACAGGGTTTGTGCAGAAGGGCTCTCCAGATAAGGCCTTGGAGCTTTTCAAGAAGATGGAGTCGGAGGACGTTAAGGCGAGTCACGTCACGATGGTTGGCGTCTTGTCCGCTTGTGCAAAGACGCGGAATCTTGAGTTCGGGAGGAGGGTTTGTTCTTACATCGAAGAAAACAGAGTGAACGTGAACTTGACGTTGGCTAACGCGATGCTTGATATGTACACCAAGTGTGGAAGCATAGAGGACGCGAAGAGGCTGTTTGATAAGATGGAGGAGAGAGATAACGTCACGTGGACAACAATGCTTGATGGGTATGCGATTTTGGAAGACTACGAAGCGGCTAGAGAGGTTCTTAACTCTATGCCTAAGAAGGATATAGTTGCTTGGAATGCTCTTATATCTGCTTATGAGCAGAACGGTAAGCCTAACGAGGCGCTTCTAGTGTTCCATGAGCTGCAGCTTCAGAAGAACATAAAGCTGAATCAGATCACGCTGGTGAGTACTTTATCGGCTTGTGCGCAGGTAGGGGCACTGGAGTTAGGTAGATGGATCCATAGCTACATCAAAAAGCACGGCATTAGGTTGAATTTTTACGTTACGAGTGCGTTGATTCATATGTACTCTAAATGCGGAGATCTTGAAAAGGCTCGTGAGGTGTTTAGTTCTGTAGAGAAGAGAGATGTGTTTGTGTGGAGCGCGATGATTGGTGGCTTAGCGATGCACGGATGTGGAAACGAAGCATTggatatgttttataaaatgcaGGAGGCTAATGTGAAGCCTAACGGTGTGACTTTCACCAATGTGTTCTGTGCTTGTAGTCATAGTGGTTTGGTAGATGAGGCTGAgttattatttaaagaaatggAATCGAGTTATGGTATTGTCCCTCAGGAAAAGCATTACGCTTGTATAGTTGACGTTCTTGGTCGCTCGGGTTATCTAGAAAAAgctgtgaagttcattgaagcgATGCCGATTCCTCCGAGTGCGTCTGTCTGGGGAGCGCTTCTAGGAGCTTGTAAGATCCACGCCAATCTGAGTCTCGCTGAAAGGGCGTGTACACGTTTGCTTGAGCTCGAACCTAGGAACGACGGCGCACACGTGTTGTTATCAAACATATACGCGAAGTCCGGGAAATGGGAAAGCGTTTCTGAGCTGAGGAAGCACATGAGAGTCACCGGACTTAAGAAAGAGCCAGGATGCAGCTCGATTGAGATAGATGGGACGATCCACGAGTTTCTCTCGGGAGACAACGAGCACCCGATGTGTGAGAAGGTGTACGGGAAGTTAAACGAGGTTATGGAGAGTTTGAAAGCGAATGGCTACGAGCCAGAGATGTCTCAGGTCCTGCAGATCATCGATGAAGAAGAGATGAAGGAGCAGTCTCTGAATCTGCATAGTGAGAAGTTGGCGATTTGTTATGGACTGATATCAACGGAGGCTCCAAAGGCGATTAGGGTGATTAAGAATCTAAGGGTGTGTGGAGATTGTCACTCAGTTGCTAAGCTGATATCTCAGCTCTATGATAGAGAGATCATAGTGAGGGACCGGTATCGGTTTCACCATTTCAGAAATGGGCAGTGTTCTTGTAACGATTTCTGGTGA